The following coding sequences lie in one Bradyrhizobium sp. G127 genomic window:
- a CDS encoding uracil-DNA glycosylase has protein sequence MPSARDLLAFYLEAGVDCALSETPVNRLSEDVAAEEKPAAKPALFRTANPAPAPVLADPVPAPDAAIQSARELAPKAASLAELRALLERFDGCALKSTATRLVFADGNPEAKIMFVGEAPGRDEDLEGLPFVGRSGKLLDLMMASIGLDRSRVYIANIIPWRPPGNRDPSPQETQICLPFIRRQIELVNPDVLVCLGKPSSQAVLDLKDGIMKTRGRWFDYDTGTRKIKAMATFHPAYLLRQPIYKRLTWQDLRSIQKELAKSEN, from the coding sequence ATGCCCAGCGCCCGCGACCTTCTGGCCTTTTATCTCGAGGCCGGAGTGGATTGCGCCTTGTCGGAAACCCCCGTCAACCGGCTGTCGGAAGACGTTGCGGCCGAGGAAAAACCAGCAGCCAAGCCAGCGTTGTTTCGCACTGCGAACCCGGCTCCCGCCCCTGTGCTTGCCGATCCGGTGCCCGCACCCGATGCGGCGATCCAGTCTGCGCGCGAACTCGCGCCGAAAGCAGCATCGCTGGCGGAGTTACGCGCATTGCTGGAACGCTTCGACGGCTGCGCGCTGAAATCGACCGCGACGCGGCTGGTGTTCGCGGACGGTAACCCCGAGGCGAAGATCATGTTCGTGGGCGAGGCGCCCGGACGCGATGAGGATCTCGAAGGGCTGCCGTTCGTCGGTCGCTCCGGCAAGCTGCTCGATTTGATGATGGCATCGATCGGCCTCGACCGCAGCAGGGTATATATTGCCAACATCATCCCGTGGCGGCCCCCCGGCAACCGCGATCCTTCGCCACAGGAAACGCAAATCTGCCTGCCCTTCATCCGCAGGCAGATCGAACTGGTCAATCCCGACGTGCTGGTGTGTCTCGGCAAGCCGTCGTCGCAGGCGGTGCTCGATCTCAAGGACGGCATCATGAAGACGCGCGGCCGGTGGTTCGACTACGACACCGGCACGCGGAAGATCAAGGCGATGGCCACGTTCCATCCGGCCTATCTGTTGCGGCAGCCGATCTACAAGCGGTTGACTTGGCAGGACCTGCGCTCAATTCAGAAAGAACTGGCGAAGAGCGAGAATTAA